Genomic segment of Microbacterium sp. BH-3-3-3:
GCAATCACGATTCCGCCGCCCGCCTCGGCTTCCAATCGGCGCTGTTGCGCGACGACATCACCGTCGTCACCGATCCGCTGTCGGTGGGAACGCCGGTCACCGTGCACGACGAGCACGGGCCGGTCCACATCTACGGCATCCCCTACCTCGAACCCGCTATCGTGCGTCACCTGTGGGAGGGCGTCGAGCTGCGCAGCCAGGCGCAGACGATGGCGCACGCCCTCGACCTCGTGCGCGACGATCTGGCCGAACGCGGCGGCCGCTCCGTCGTAGCGGCGCACTGCTTCGCCGCGGGAGTGGAGGCCACCCCCGGCGTCGAGCGCGAGACCCGTCAGGGCGGCCTCGACGTCGTTCCCCTCTCGGCCTTCGACGGGCCCGACTATGTCGCGCTCGGGCACATCCACGGCCGGCAGCAGCTGTCCGATCGCGTGCGGTACGCGGGAGCACCGGTGCACTACAGCTTCGGCGAGGCGGGCAAACCGCGTGGTTCGTGGCTGGTCGAGCTCGACGGCGACGGTCTCGCAGAGGTGCGGTGGCTCGACCTGCCCGTTCCGCGCCCCCTCGTCACCCTGCGTGCCCCCCTCGACGACCTCCTCTCCGACGAACGTTTCAACGGCCACGACGAGCACTGGGTGCGCGCCGAGTACACCGACGCGACTCCTCAGCCCGATCCCATGCGACGGCTGCAGGCACGATTCCCGTGGTGCGCCACCGTCGCGCACGTTCCGGCCGAGACCCGGGCCGACGACGGCGTCGGTTACGCGAGACGCGTGCGGGCGGCCCGCGACGACGCCGAGGTCATCGACGCGTTCCTCGCTCACGTGCGCGAGGGCGAGGGCGCCACCGAGGCCGAGCGATCCCTCATCCGCGAGGTCCTCGACACCCGGGCGGTCTCCGAGGCACGCGCATGAAGCTCCACCGGCTCGAACTCGAGGGTTTCGGCCCGTTCCTCGACACGCAGGCGGTCGACTTCGACGCTTTCGCCGACGACGGCATCTTCCTCATCACGGGGCGCACGGGGGCGGGCAAGTCGAGCGTGCTCGACGGCGTCTGCTACGCCCTGTACGGGGGCGTTCCCCGCTACGACGGAGCGGAACGGCGCCTGCGCAGCGACCACTGCACCCCCGACGACCCGACGCGCGTCACGCTCGAGTTCAGCGCCGACGGCGAGAGATGGCGCATCACCCGCTCGCCCGAGTTCGAGCGGCCCAAGCGTCGTGGCGGCGGCACCACCAAAGAGCCGCACCGCGCCCTTCTCGAGGTGCAGACCCCGCAGGGCTGGACCGGCGTCGCGGCCCGCCCCGTCGACGTGGCGACCCGCCTCGACGAGATCGTGGGGCTGAGTCAGCAGCAGTTCCTCCAGGTCATCCTGCTGGCGCAGAACCGTTTCGCTCGATTCCTCCTGGCCAAGAACGACGAGCGACTGACGCTGCTGCGCACCCTGTTCGGCACGCGTTCGTTCGAGCAGTACACCGCAGATCTCGACGAACGTCGCAAGCGCGCCCAGGTGCGCCTCGCCGCCGAGGGGATCGAGGTCTCGACCCTCCTCGACGAGGCCGAGCGTCTGGCGGCGGAACTCGACGGCGGTGCCCCCGACTCCGAGGTCACGTCGTCGTCCGGCGATTCCCCGGCGTCCGACGACGCCCCCCGCGCCGTCGCCGACAGGCTGGCGTTCGTCGTCCGCGCCGTCGAGAGGGCCGCCTACCTCGTCGATACCCTCGCCCGAGATCGAGAGTCGGCCGATGCGGGTTTCGATGCGGCTCTCACGGCGGAACGCGAGGCCGCGACGCTGCACGAGCGTCAGCGCGACCGCGTGCGCGTGCGCCGGGAGCTCGCCACCCTCGAGGCGCAGAGCGACGCGGTCGAGCGCGCGCGCGACGAAGCGGCCGCGGCGGCCGCGGCCGAGGCGCTCCGGGCGACGGTCGACGCCGCGGAGCGGGCCGCGACCGCGGTGACCGCCGCAGAGAAGCGTCACGGGACAGCCCTCGACCGTGCGCGCGCCGTGGGGGAAGGCGACGCCGGAACCGACGATGCCCTCGCCGCACGAGACGATGAGCTGACCGCACTGCTCGCCCAGGCCGAGGCCGCGCGTGTCGCCGAGCAGCAACTGGTCGACGCCGACGCCGCGGTCGCACAGGCCACCGCGCGCGTGCAGACGCTCGAGCGGGAGCGCGACGCCCTCGTCGACGGGCGCCGCGAGGTGCCCGATCTGCTCCAGACGCTCGACGAGCGCCTCACCACCCTCCAGGGCGCCCCCGACCGGCGACAGGCCGCGCTGGCAGCTCGCGACGAGGCTCGACGTCGGCTGGATGCCGCTCACCAGGCGTCGCGACTGCTCGAACAGCGCGACCAGGCCGACCTCTCCTCTCTCGTCCGCGCCGACGATCTGCAGCGCGCGGTCGACGCGTGGACGACGCTGCTGCGGCGTCGCCTGGCGGGCGCCGCCGCAGAACTCGCCCACGAGCTCGTCGACGGAGAACCGTGCTCCGTCTGCGGCTCCCGAGAGCACCCGGCCCCCGCCGTGGGCGGCGACGCCTCGGTCACCGACGAGCAGATCGCCGCCGCCGAAGATCGCAAGAACGCCGCGGTCGACGCCGACCGGCTCGCCTCCGACGCCGCCCGGATCGCCCGCGACGACCACGCTCTCGCCGCCGCTCGGGCGGGAGGAGACAGCGTCGCGACCCTGACCGACCGCCTCGCCACGGCCGAGACCGTGCTCGCGAGCGCTCTCGCCGACGTCGCCGACCTCGAGCATCTTCAGGCGGAGCGGGCGCGTGCCGTCGAGATCGACGTCGCCATCGCGGCGCGGATCGAGAGCCTGACGGCCGACCTCGCCACGGCGCGGCAGGATGCCGCCCTCGCGCAGCAGCGAGGCGACGCCCTGCGCGACGACGTGCGTCGCGCGCGCGGCGACTTCGCGACCGTCACCGAGCGACAGAACGACCTGCGGTCGCATCGGACGGCGGTGCGCGACCTGCTGACCGCGCGCGCCGATCTGGTCGCCGCGCGGGCCGCGCACCTCGACGCCCGGACGACCCTCGACGACCTCGTGGCCGACACCTCGTTCGACGACATCGACGCGGTCGTCGGCGCCCTGCGGCCCGCCGCCGACCGCCGACGTCTCGACGCGCTCGTCGCCGAGCACGCGACGGCGATCGCGTCCGCCCGTCAGCGCCTGTTCTACCTGGAACTGGCGCTCGTCGACGCGAGCGACGAGCCGCTCGATCTCGCGCCGTTCACCGCCGCCGTGCGGCAGGCGCGCGAGTCCGTGCAGCAGGCCGCCGCCGCGCACGCCGAGGCGCGGACTCTCGCTGACCGTCTGCGAGGCCTCGCCCAGCGCGCCGATGCCGGACACTCGGCCATCGCGGAGCTGGCCGAAGAGCACGCGGTCGTCGCCCGTCTGGCGGACACCCTCGCCGGGCGCGCCCCGAACACCCGCCGCATGACGCTCGAGACCTTCGTGCTGGCCGCCGAGCTCGAAGAGATCGTCGTGGCCGCCAACCTGCGTCTCGAGCAGATGTCGTCGGGCCGCTACCGACTCCAGCACACCGACGCGCTCGCGGCCCGCGGGGCCGCCAGCGGGCTCGGGCTCGAGATCATGGACGCCTTCACCGGCCAGTGCCGTCCGCCGCACTCGCTCTCGGGCGGTGAGACCTTCCTGACGTCGCTCGCTTTGGCCCTCGGGCTCGCAGAGGTGGTCACGGCCCGGGCGGGGGGCATCCGGCTCGACACCCTCTTCATCGACGAAGGCTTCGGCTCGCTCGACGACGACACCCTCGATCTCGCCATGCGCACCCTCGACGAGCTGCGGCAAGGCGGCCGTACCGTGGGCGTCATCAGCCACGTGGCGTCGATGAGAGACCAGTTGCCCGCGCAGTTGCAGGTGACCGCGACACCGAGGGGACCGAGCGTCATCTCCCAGGATGCCGCCCTGCTCCCCGCCTAGGCTGGTCACATGCGCAAGAGCACCCTCTGGACCATCCTCGGCGTCATCGTCGCCGTGGTCATCGCCTGGGTCGTCGTGAACATCCTCCTGTCGATCCTCGCGTTCGCGTTCCGGGTGGTCGCCGTGGCGATCGTCGCGGTGATCGTTTTCTTCATCCTGCGCGCGGTCTTCGCCCGTCGCGACATCGACTGAGCGCGCGGAACGCTCGGCGCCCCGGTCCTCGGGCGCCGGCGGCCCGCCGAGCGAGATCGTCCGAGATCACGGTGCCGGCGAGACGGTCGATGCAAGCCCGACCGTCGTGTCCGACCCCCGGAGTAGCGTGGCACGCGATGTCTGATCAGCCCCCTGCCCCCTCGGGCTCCGCCCATCCCCCCACGCGCGATATCGTCCTGTCGTCGAAGCATCGCTGGCGTGCCTATTGGGTCGCCGTGGCGGTCGCCGCGCTCACGATCCTCGACCTCACCAAGGTGAACGTCGCCCTGCCCTCGATCGAGGCGGCGTTGAACGCCGGGCCGACCGAGTTGCAGCTCGTGGTGTCGGGCTACATCCTCACCTTCGGTCTCGTGCTGGTGCCCGCCGGTCGTCTCGGAGACCTGCGCTCCCGGCGCGTGCTGTTCCTCGTCGGCCTGTCGCTGTTCCTCGTCACGAGCCTGGCGTGCGCCCTCGCCCCCAACACCGGAGTGCTGCTGGTCGCTCGTCTGCTACAGGGGGTGGCCGCCGGCATCCAGATGCCGCAGGTCCTCGGGCTGGTGCAGCAGCTGTTCCAGGGCAAAGAACGCGGTCGCGCCTTCGGACTGTTCGGGGCCACCATCGGCATCGCCACCGCGTTCGGTCCCACGCTCGGCGGTCTGCTCATCGCCCTGGGAGGCGAGACCGACGGCTGGCGTCTGATCTTCTGGATCAACATCCCGCTGGTCGCGATCGTCATCGCCCTGGCCGCGTGGCTGCTGCCCGACACCCGCACCAAGTCGCGTCGCAAGCTCGACCTCGATCCCGTCGGCGTGCTGCTGTTCGCTCTCACGATCCTGGCCCTCATGTGGCCGTTCCTCTTCACCACGGGTGCGCCCGGCGATGATCCCCGCCGCTGGTGGCTGCTCGTGGTGTCGGTCGTCTTCGCCGCCGGCTTCGTGTTCTGGGAGCGCCGGTACGCGGATCGGGGCGGGATGCCGCTCATGCCGTTCTCGATCTTCGGTCTGTCGTCGTATCGGAACGGTGTGCTGATCTCGACCGCGTACTTCGCTGCGATCCCCGCGATGTTCCTGCTCGGCACCCTTTTCCTGCAGGGCGGGCTGGGACTCGAACCCGTGTTCGCGGGCATGGTGACGATCGGGTTCGCGGTCGCATCGGCGTGGAGCTCGTGGATCGGCGGCAATCTGGTCACGCGTCTGGGGCGCCCGCTGGTGGTGTGGGGCATCCTGGGTATGGTCGCCACGGCCGCCGGTCTCGTGCTGGTCGCGTTGTTCACCGCACCCGAGTGGACGCCGTGGGCGATGGCCGGGGTGATGGTCGTCGGCGGGTTCGCCGGCGGTCTGGTGATCTCGCCCAATCAGACCCTCACGCTCGCCGACATTCCCGTCACCAGCGGGGGTGTCGCGGGCTCGGTGGGTCAGTTGGGACAACGCATCGGCACCGCCGTGGGCACGGCCATCGCGCTCGCACTTTTCTACGCGACGGTCTATCGCGAGCAGGACACCGCCGACATGACGGTGGTCTACCACGACGCCTACGCGTCCGGCATGATCACCGTGGGCGTCTTCCTGGGTATCGCGCTGATCGTGGGCGTCGGCGATCTGGCGGGTCGGGCTCGCTCGGGGTCTCAGACCCCGTAGAGCTCGCCGACTTTCGCGCGCAGCTCGTGGCTGCAGCGCTCGACGACGACATCCCACAGTTCGGTCGCGCCGTCTTGCGCGCGGTCCGAGACGGCCCGCAGGATGCGGATCGGCACGTCGAACTGCTGCGCGACCCAGATGAGCGCGTACGACTCCATGTCGACCAGCCGCGCTCCGAGGCCGCGAATGAGCCGAACCGCCTCGGCGTCGTCGACGAAGTGGTCGCCGGTGGCGATGACGAGCCCTTCGGCGCCGGTGTCCACCCGCGTCGGCAGTGACACGTGCTCGCCGAACGTCCCGTCGAGCCCCTTCACGTCGTGCTGGATGGCTCCGGCGATCTCGTAGATGCCCCCCTCAACGTCATCGTCGATCGCCCCCGCCGTGCCGACGACGACGATCTCGTCGTAGTCGCCCTCGCAAAGGGCGCGTGTGAGGGCGTAGGCCGCGGGGATCTTCCCCACGCCCGTCAGCAGCCGGGTGAAGCCGGGGATGTCCTCCTCGAAGGCGACGAGTTCGGACACATGGGCGGCGACGAGGAGCTTCACCCCTCCATTGTCGTCGATGACGTCACGACGATGACGTCACGACGATGACGTCACGAGGATGACGCGCTCGGGCGTCGCCCGACCGCCGGGGTCCGAAGACGCAGCGAGGCCCCGACACGGTGTGTGCCGGGGCCTCACTGCGATCGACGTCAGTCCTGCGCGGCGTCCGACGCCCGCGACAGGTGGGCGAGCTCGTCGGCGCTGAGCTCGAGGCGCGCGCTCGCGAGCAGATCGGCGACCTGCTCGACCTTCGACGCGCTGGCGATCGGGGCGGCCACCGCGGGCTGCGCGCGCAGCCACGCCAGCGCGGTCGTCGCGATGGAAGCGCCGTGGGCGTGTCCGACTTCCTCGAGCGCGTCGATCAGCGCGAGGCCGGCGGGGGTGGCGAGTTTCGCGGCGCCCTCGGCACGGGGCGAGTCGCCCGTGGCATCCGCCGTCCGGTACTTGCCGGTCAGGAAGCCACTGGCCAGGGCGAAATACGGCACGAGTGACATGCCGTACTGCTCGGCGACCGGCACGATGTCGCGCTCGACGTCGGTGCGGTGCACGAGGTTGTAGTGCGGCTGGATGGCGACGGGCAGGGCGACGCCCGAGGCCTCGGCCAGAGAGACCCATTCGCGGATGCGCTCGGCGGTGTAGTTCGACACGGCCACGTGGCGCACGAGACCGTCGGACACGAGGTCGCCGAAGGCGGCCACGGTCTCTTCGAGCGGGGTCTCGGCGTCGTCGAAGTGGGCGTAGTACAGGTCGATGGTGTCGACACCCAGGCGCTGCAGCGAGGCTTCGGCCGCCGCGCGCACGTTCGCCGCCGACAGGCCGCGGAAGTCGGGGTGGGTGCTCACCTTCGTCGCGACGACGACGTTCGACGGCTTGCGTGACGCGAGCCACTCGCCGATCAACGTCTCGCTCTCTCCGCCGGAGTTGCCCGGGACCCACGCGCTGTAGCCGTCAGCCGTGTCGATGAAGTTCCCGCCCCCGGCATGGAAGGCGTCCAGTACGGCGAACGAGGTGTCGTGGTCGGCGGTCCAACCGAAGACGTTCCCGCCGAGCGAGAGGGGGAGGATGTCGAGGTCGCTGCGTCCAAGGCGCGTCATGATGCCCTTCCTGTCGAGGTTCGTTGACCTCAGGGACAACGATGCTCGGCAGCGGGCATTCCCTCGACGCGCCGTGACCCGCCGCGCGGCAGGGGCGGCCGGCCCGGGGCTCAGCGGAGCGAGCTCAGCCCCGCCGACTCACGAACCGCCCGACAGGATGCCGATGAGGCCGCTGATGAGCAGCCAGAGGCCGATCCCCGCACCGGCGATCCAGATGACGACCGTGCCGGTCGGGTACTTCTTCTTGCCGTCGGGGCGGTCGGAGCCATCGGGGACGCTCACGAGCGCACCATCGTCACGATCGATACGACAAGCACGGTGAGACCTCCGATGACGGCGATGGCGGCGATGATGGGGCCGCCGCCGGCGAGGAACGCGGCGACGCCGAGCGCGAGGAAGAGGACGGCGAGCACGATGCCGCTCACCTGGTAGACGCGGAACCTGCCCCCGCCGTCTGTGACTTTCTGTTCGCTCACGTCGACCCCCTGCTCCCAGGCTACCGAAAAGCCGGATGTCTCCCGTGACGGCGAACGCACGATCAGATCTCGATCCGCATCCCGCCCCGAGGCGTAGCGTAGGGATATGGCGCGCCCCGTTCCCGATCCCGTCCGCCCCGGCCAGGAGTCCGTGTGGGACTACCCCCGCCCGCCTCGCGTCGAGACCGTGCGAAAGCGCGTGCAGATCGACTTCGGCGGGGTGCGCATCGTCGACACCGATGACGTCGTCCGCGTGCTCGAGACGAGCCACCCGCCCGTCTACTACCTGCCGATCGCCGCCTTCGGTGAGGCGTTGACCCTGGGCGAGGGCGCGTCGTTCTGTGAGTACAAGGGCGGAGCGCGCTACTTCGACGTGCACGGTGGTGGGGGAGCGGTGGCCGCACGCGCGGCGTGGAACTATCCGAACCCCATGCCGGGGTACGAGATGCTGGCTGACCGCGTGGCCGTCTACGCCGGGCCGTTGGACCGCGTGGTGCTGGGCGGAGAGACGGTGCAGCCGCAACCCGGGGGCTTCTACGGCGGGTGGGTGACGAAGGACCTCGCCGGCCCGTTCAAGGGTGTTCCGGGGTCGATGGGCTGGTGACCCGGGGTCACCCGCGCCCGCGTTCCGCTATACCGATGACGGAGTGACCGGCTTCGTTGAGCGGAGAGACCGCGTCAGCTGCCGAACGCCTGCGGAACGGCGGCGTGCAGGTCGGCGAGCCAGGCCCGCGCGTTGCCGTCGGACGGCGCCCTCCAATCGCCGCGCGGTGACAGTGAACCGGCGGGAGAGACCTTGGGGCCGTTCGGGATGGCCGTGCGCTTGAACTGCGCGAATCCGAAGAACCGTTGCAGGAACACCTCGAGCCACCGCGCGACCGTCACCAGGTCGTACGCCGGCCGCTCACCCTCGGGATAACCCGCGGGCCAGGTTCCCGCATCCGGATCCTTCCAGGCGTGCGCGGCGAGGAACGCGACCTTCGACGGACGGAACCCGAATCGCAGCACGTGGTACAGCGTGAAGTCGTGGAGGTTATACGGACCGATGCGGTCTTCGGTGGACTGCATGCGCCCGTCCTGACCGGCCGGGACGAGCTCGGGGCTGATCTCGGTGTCGAGGACGGCCTGCAACACCTCGACGGTGTCCGCGCTCAGCTCGCCGGCCGAGATCACCCAGCGGATGACGTGCTGGATGAGGGTCTTCGGTATGCCGGGATTGACCGAGTAGTGGCTCATCTGGTCGCCCACGCCGTAGGTCGACCAGCCGAGGGCGATCTCGGACAGGTCGCCCGTACCCACGACGATGCCGCCGTTCTGATTGGCCAGACGGAAGAGGTAGTCGGTGCGCAGCCCCGCCTGCACGTTCTCGAAGGTGACATCGTGCACCGGCTGACCCGAGGCGAAGGGATGCCCCATGCGGGCGAGCATCTCGGATGCCGCGGGTCGGATGTCGATCTCTTCGATCGAGGCGCCGACGGCTTCGGCGAGGGCGATGGCATTGCGCTTGGTCTTCTCGCTCGTCGCGAAGCCCGGGAGCGTGTACGTGAGGATGTCGCTGCGGGGACGCCCCATGCGATCCATCGCCTGAGCGATGACGAGCAGCGCATGGGTGGAGTCGAGGCCACCGCTCACACCGAGCACGGGCTTGGGATCGCCGATCGCCCGCAGACGCTGCACGAGCCCCGACACCTGGATGTTGAAGGCCTCGTAGCAGTCCTGAGCGAGACGAGCGGGGTCGTCGGGCACGAACGGGAAGCGGTCGAGGGTGCGGCGCAGGCCGACGTCGGTCGCGGGCGGCGCGAGCTCGAACGACACGGTGCGGAACTGCGGGCCGACCGTGCGACGGTTGTCGTCGAAGGTGCCCTGACGCAGGCGGTCCTGACGCAATCGATCGAGATCGACGTCGGCGACGCTCCGGCGTGGACCATCGGGGAAGCGCTCGGTCGTCGCGAGCAGCTGTCCGCCCTCGTAGATCATCGTCTGGCCGTCCCACGAGACGTCGTTGGTCGACTCGCCCTGGCCCGCGGCGGCATAGACGTACGCCGCGAGGCACCGCAGCGACTGCGACTGCGACAGCAGGGTGCGGTCGTCGGCACGGCCGATCGTGATGGGACTGCCCGAGAGGTTCGCGAGCACCGTGGCTCCGGCCAGAGCCGCACCCGACGACGGCGGGATCGGAACCCACACGTCTTCGCACACCTC
This window contains:
- a CDS encoding exonuclease SbcCD subunit D, with product MRILHTSDWHIGRSFHGHSTLDALRGVLDALVVQVRENDVDVVIVAGDVFDSATPAAACYPLLSHTLAAVTDAGARVVVTSGNHDSAARLGFQSALLRDDITVVTDPLSVGTPVTVHDEHGPVHIYGIPYLEPAIVRHLWEGVELRSQAQTMAHALDLVRDDLAERGGRSVVAAHCFAAGVEATPGVERETRQGGLDVVPLSAFDGPDYVALGHIHGRQQLSDRVRYAGAPVHYSFGEAGKPRGSWLVELDGDGLAEVRWLDLPVPRPLVTLRAPLDDLLSDERFNGHDEHWVRAEYTDATPQPDPMRRLQARFPWCATVAHVPAETRADDGVGYARRVRAARDDAEVIDAFLAHVREGEGATEAERSLIREVLDTRAVSEARA
- a CDS encoding AAA family ATPase, with the protein product MKLHRLELEGFGPFLDTQAVDFDAFADDGIFLITGRTGAGKSSVLDGVCYALYGGVPRYDGAERRLRSDHCTPDDPTRVTLEFSADGERWRITRSPEFERPKRRGGGTTKEPHRALLEVQTPQGWTGVAARPVDVATRLDEIVGLSQQQFLQVILLAQNRFARFLLAKNDERLTLLRTLFGTRSFEQYTADLDERRKRAQVRLAAEGIEVSTLLDEAERLAAELDGGAPDSEVTSSSGDSPASDDAPRAVADRLAFVVRAVERAAYLVDTLARDRESADAGFDAALTAEREAATLHERQRDRVRVRRELATLEAQSDAVERARDEAAAAAAAEALRATVDAAERAATAVTAAEKRHGTALDRARAVGEGDAGTDDALAARDDELTALLAQAEAARVAEQQLVDADAAVAQATARVQTLERERDALVDGRREVPDLLQTLDERLTTLQGAPDRRQAALAARDEARRRLDAAHQASRLLEQRDQADLSSLVRADDLQRAVDAWTTLLRRRLAGAAAELAHELVDGEPCSVCGSREHPAPAVGGDASVTDEQIAAAEDRKNAAVDADRLASDAARIARDDHALAAARAGGDSVATLTDRLATAETVLASALADVADLEHLQAERARAVEIDVAIAARIESLTADLATARQDAALAQQRGDALRDDVRRARGDFATVTERQNDLRSHRTAVRDLLTARADLVAARAAHLDARTTLDDLVADTSFDDIDAVVGALRPAADRRRLDALVAEHATAIASARQRLFYLELALVDASDEPLDLAPFTAAVRQARESVQQAAAAHAEARTLADRLRGLAQRADAGHSAIAELAEEHAVVARLADTLAGRAPNTRRMTLETFVLAAELEEIVVAANLRLEQMSSGRYRLQHTDALAARGAASGLGLEIMDAFTGQCRPPHSLSGGETFLTSLALALGLAEVVTARAGGIRLDTLFIDEGFGSLDDDTLDLAMRTLDELRQGGRTVGVISHVASMRDQLPAQLQVTATPRGPSVISQDAALLPA
- a CDS encoding MFS transporter, with protein sequence MSDQPPAPSGSAHPPTRDIVLSSKHRWRAYWVAVAVAALTILDLTKVNVALPSIEAALNAGPTELQLVVSGYILTFGLVLVPAGRLGDLRSRRVLFLVGLSLFLVTSLACALAPNTGVLLVARLLQGVAAGIQMPQVLGLVQQLFQGKERGRAFGLFGATIGIATAFGPTLGGLLIALGGETDGWRLIFWINIPLVAIVIALAAWLLPDTRTKSRRKLDLDPVGVLLFALTILALMWPFLFTTGAPGDDPRRWWLLVVSVVFAAGFVFWERRYADRGGMPLMPFSIFGLSSYRNGVLISTAYFAAIPAMFLLGTLFLQGGLGLEPVFAGMVTIGFAVASAWSSWIGGNLVTRLGRPLVVWGILGMVATAAGLVLVALFTAPEWTPWAMAGVMVVGGFAGGLVISPNQTLTLADIPVTSGGVAGSVGQLGQRIGTAVGTAIALALFYATVYREQDTADMTVVYHDAYASGMITVGVFLGIALIVGVGDLAGRARSGSQTP
- a CDS encoding nucleoside phosphorylase; this translates as MKLLVAAHVSELVAFEEDIPGFTRLLTGVGKIPAAYALTRALCEGDYDEIVVVGTAGAIDDDVEGGIYEIAGAIQHDVKGLDGTFGEHVSLPTRVDTGAEGLVIATGDHFVDDAEAVRLIRGLGARLVDMESYALIWVAQQFDVPIRILRAVSDRAQDGATELWDVVVERCSHELRAKVGELYGV
- a CDS encoding aldo/keto reductase, producing MTRLGRSDLDILPLSLGGNVFGWTADHDTSFAVLDAFHAGGGNFIDTADGYSAWVPGNSGGESETLIGEWLASRKPSNVVVATKVSTHPDFRGLSAANVRAAAEASLQRLGVDTIDLYYAHFDDAETPLEETVAAFGDLVSDGLVRHVAVSNYTAERIREWVSLAEASGVALPVAIQPHYNLVHRTDVERDIVPVAEQYGMSLVPYFALASGFLTGKYRTADATGDSPRAEGAAKLATPAGLALIDALEEVGHAHGASIATTALAWLRAQPAVAAPIASASKVEQVADLLASARLELSADELAHLSRASDAAQD
- a CDS encoding DUF427 domain-containing protein — its product is MARPVPDPVRPGQESVWDYPRPPRVETVRKRVQIDFGGVRIVDTDDVVRVLETSHPPVYYLPIAAFGEALTLGEGASFCEYKGGARYFDVHGGGGAVAARAAWNYPNPMPGYEMLADRVAVYAGPLDRVVLGGETVQPQPGGFYGGWVTKDLAGPFKGVPGSMGW
- a CDS encoding NAD(+) synthase — its product is MITDLPFESVYRHGFARVAACTIPVALADPATNADAVLDSARACDAEGVAVAVFPELCLTGYSIDDLVMQDPLLDAVEAALGRLVVASADLLPVLMVGAPLRHGNRLFNCAVVIHRGRVLGVVPKAYLPTYREFYEQRWYARGDDQAGQHITVDGATVPFGPDLLFDAVDVPGLTLHAEVCEDVWVPIPPSSGAALAGATVLANLSGSPITIGRADDRTLLSQSQSLRCLAAYVYAAAGQGESTNDVSWDGQTMIYEGGQLLATTERFPDGPRRSVADVDLDRLRQDRLRQGTFDDNRRTVGPQFRTVSFELAPPATDVGLRRTLDRFPFVPDDPARLAQDCYEAFNIQVSGLVQRLRAIGDPKPVLGVSGGLDSTHALLVIAQAMDRMGRPRSDILTYTLPGFATSEKTKRNAIALAEAVGASIEEIDIRPAASEMLARMGHPFASGQPVHDVTFENVQAGLRTDYLFRLANQNGGIVVGTGDLSEIALGWSTYGVGDQMSHYSVNPGIPKTLIQHVIRWVISAGELSADTVEVLQAVLDTEISPELVPAGQDGRMQSTEDRIGPYNLHDFTLYHVLRFGFRPSKVAFLAAHAWKDPDAGTWPAGYPEGERPAYDLVTVARWLEVFLQRFFGFAQFKRTAIPNGPKVSPAGSLSPRGDWRAPSDGNARAWLADLHAAVPQAFGS